One genomic region from Homalodisca vitripennis isolate AUS2020 unplaced genomic scaffold, UT_GWSS_2.1 ScUCBcl_2354;HRSCAF=7027, whole genome shotgun sequence encodes:
- the LOC124371994 gene encoding translationally-controlled tumor protein homolog, whose protein sequence is MFSDTYKMKLVDEVMYEVYGKLVTRKQGDIQIDGFNPSAEEASEGTDEAVESGVDVVLNHRLCETYAFGDKKSYTAYLKDYMKKLVEKLQESNPDQVDVFKTNMNKVMKDILGRFKDLQFFTGESMDIDGMVALLEYRDIDGDSVPVLMFFKHGLLEEKF, encoded by the exons ATGTTCTCAGATACGTATAAAATGAAGCTCGTAGATGAAGTCATGTATGAAGTCTACGGAAAG CTTGTAACAAGAAAGCAAGGTGACATTCAGATTGATGGGTTCAACCCGTCAGCAGAAGAGGCCTCTGAAGGCACAGATGAAGCAGTTGAATCCGGTGTAGATGTGGTTCTGAACCACAGACTGTGTGAAACCTATGCCTTTGGAGACAAAAAATCCTACACAGCGTATCTGAAGGACTACATGAAGAA attagtagaaaaattacaagaaagcAATCCTGACCAAGTCGACGTCTTCAAGACGAATATGAATAAAGTAATGAAGGATATATTGGGAAGGTTTAAGGACCTACAGTTTTTTACAG GGGAGTCTATGGATATTGACGGCATGGTGGCCTTACTAGAGTATAGGGACATCGATGGAGACAGCGTACCAGTGCTGATGTTTTTCAAGCACGGCCTCCTCGAGGAGAAATTTTAA